The sequence AACTACGTGGTCGGCGCCAACATCGCCGGCTTCGAACTGGTCGCGGACGCGATGCTGGCGCAGGGCCTCATCTGAGCCGCTGACGCCGTGATCCGCCGAAGGGCCGGGGGAATCCTCCCCCGGCCCTTCGGCGTACGTCCGTGCTCAGCCCTCCGCCGGGGCCACGCCCACCGGGCAGGAGACGCCCGTGCCGCCGATGCCGCAGTAGCCGGCCGGGTTCTTGTCCAGGTACTGCTGGTGGTCCGGCTCGGCGGGCCAGAAGGCGCGGCCCTCGGCCGGGAGGATCTCCGTGGTGATCCCGCCGTGGCCGGAGGCCGTCAGGACCTTCTGGTACGCCTCGCGGGAGGCCTCGGCGGCGGCCGCCTGGGCGGGGGAGTGGGTGTAGAGCGCGGAGCGGTACTGGGTGCCCACGTCGTTGCCCTGGCGGAAGCCCTGGGTGGGGTCGTGCGACTCCCAGAACAGCTTCAGCAGCTCGGCGTACGTGACGACACCCGGGTCGTACACGACGCGGACCGCCTCCGTGTGGCCGGTCAGACCCGAGCAGACCTCTTCGTAGGCGGGGTTCTCGGTGTAGCCGCCCTGGTAGCCGACGAGCGTCGTCCAGACGCCGTCCGTCTGCCAGAACTTGCGCTCGGCACCCCAGAAACAGCCCAGCGCGAAGTCCGCGGTCTCCAGGCCCTCCGGATACGGGCCGAGCAGGCTGTTGCCCAGGACCGTGTGGCGGGACGGGACGGTGAACTCCGGGGCGGGACGGCCGCGCAGGGCTTCCTCCTGGGTGGGGAGCTGGGGGGTGCGGCGGTGCAGGAACATGCGGGGGCTCCTCCTGGGTCGGCGTGCTGTCCGTACAACGCGCCGGGCGCCCCGCGGATTCCTGCGGACCCCCGCTCAGCGGCGGGGCGCGTCCTCGCCCCGCTCGGTCGCCTCGACGTAGGCGGCGGCCCGCTTGCGGGCCTTGAACCAGAAGTAGAGGCCGAGACCGATGAGGGCCAGAGGTATCAGGCGTGCCACGGGTGTACCTGTCCTTGCGGTGGGGAACGACGGGGCCCCTACCGTCGCACAGGCGACGCCCCCGCGGGAGGGGCGTCAGCGCGGCAGCGTCGCCGGGCTGCCGCCGTTCGCCTCGTAGCCCGCGACCGCCAGCGCCCGGTACACCGTGTACTCGGCGGCCGGGTCCTCGCTCGCCGTCCAGGGCAGCGCGCCCACGTGCCCGTCGATGTGGACCAGCTGGTGCACCGCCTCCGACCAGCGCTCCATCCGGACCAGGAACAGCACGAGCAGGTGGCGCACATGCGCGAGCATCGGGTCGTCGCGGCGCGCCGCGTGGACCGCGAACATCGCGCCCTCGACCGCCTTCGTCACCACCTGGCTCTGGTAGAAGCCCCGCACGAGATTGATCTCGGGCAGGTGCTCGTACACCGCGAACAGCGGCAGCGCGGCCAGCAGCGAGCCCTGCGGGGCGCGGGCGGCCGCGGCGGTCGCGAAGCGGTCGGCCTCCTCGCGCGAACCGTGCCACCGCTCGCTCCAGAAGTGCAGGGCCGCGATGTGCGCCCCCATGTGCGCGGGCGCCCGGTCGATGATCTTCGCCCAGACCTGGTCGAACTCCTCGCCGGAATACCCCAGTCCACGGGCGACCGCCAGCTCCACGATGTACGGAACGGGGTCACCCGGCGCCAGCAGAGCCGCCTCGGCGATCACCGAACGGGCCTCCTCCAGCAGGATCCG comes from Streptomyces sp. Mut1 and encodes:
- the msrA gene encoding peptide-methionine (S)-S-oxide reductase MsrA; translated protein: MFLHRRTPQLPTQEEALRGRPAPEFTVPSRHTVLGNSLLGPYPEGLETADFALGCFWGAERKFWQTDGVWTTLVGYQGGYTENPAYEEVCSGLTGHTEAVRVVYDPGVVTYAELLKLFWESHDPTQGFRQGNDVGTQYRSALYTHSPAQAAAAEASREAYQKVLTASGHGGITTEILPAEGRAFWPAEPDHQQYLDKNPAGYCGIGGTGVSCPVGVAPAEG